A region from the Drosophila takahashii strain IR98-3 E-12201 chromosome 2L, DtakHiC1v2, whole genome shotgun sequence genome encodes:
- the Ts gene encoding thymidylate synthase: protein MVVTPGKELVAAQEKVDKEERPEQQAAPPVNRDEEQYLNLLRNIIANGERRTDRTEVGTLSLFGSQMRFNMRESFPLLTTKRVFFRAVAEELLWFVAGQTDAKLLQAKNVHIWDGNSTREFLDKLGHTERAVGDLGPVYGFQWRHFGAEYGTCDDDYSGKGIDQLRQVIETIKNNPSDRRIIMSAWNPLDIPKMALPPCHCLAQFYVSQTRGELSCQLYQRSADMGLGVPFNIASYALLTHMIAHVTGLKPGDFVHTMGDTHVYLNHVEPLREQLERKPRPFPKLVIKRQVQDIEDFRFEDFEIVGYNPYPKIKMEMAV from the coding sequence ATGGTTGTGACGCCAGGAAAAGAACTGGTTGCTGCCCAGGAGAAGGTGGACAAGGAGGAGCGACCGGAGCAGCAGGCGGCGCCGCCGGTCAACCGGGATGAGGAGCAGTACCTGAATCTTCTGAGGAACATCATCGCGAATGGCGAGCGGCGCACGGATCGCACGGAGGTGGGCACGCTGTCCCTGTTCGGCAGCCAGATGCGCTTCAACATGCGCGAATCCTTCCCCCTGCTGACCACCAAGCGCGTCTTCTTCCGCGCGGTGGCCGAGGAGCTGCTCTGGTTTGTGGCTGGCCAGACGGACGCCAAGCTGCTGCAGGCCAAGAACGTTCATATCTGGGATGGGAACAGCACCCGGGAGTTCCTGGACAAGCTGGGCCACACGGAGCGCGCCGTGGGCGACCTCGGCCCGGTATATGGCTTCCAGTGGCGTCATTTTGGGGCGGAGTACGGCACCTGCGACGACGATTACAGTGGCAAGGGCATCGACCAGCTGCGTCAGGTGATCGAGACTATCAAGAATAATCCCTCGGACAGGCGCATCATTATGTCCGCATGGAATCCGCTGGACATACCCAAGATGGCCCTGCCGCCGTGCCACTGCCTGGCCCAGTTCTACGTCTCGCAGACGCGCGGTGAGCTCTCCTGCCAGCTGTACCAGCGGAGCGCCGACATGGGACTGGGCGTGCCCTTCAACATCGCCTCCTACGCCCTGCTCACCCACATGATCGCCCATGTGACGGGTCTAAAGCCAGGAGACTTTGTACACACCATGGGCGACACGCATGTCTACCTAAATCATGTGGAGCCGCTGCGCGAGCAGCTGGAGCGTAAGCCGCGTCCCTTCCCCAAGCTGGTGATCAAGCGGCAGGTGCAGGACATCGAGGATTTCCGCTTCGAGGACTTCGAGATAGTCGGCTACAATCCATACCCCAAGATCAAGATGGAAATGGCCGTGTAA
- the Rbp9 gene encoding LOW QUALITY PROTEIN: ELAV-like protein 2 (The sequence of the model RefSeq protein was modified relative to this genomic sequence to represent the inferred CDS: substituted 1 base at 1 genomic stop codon): MVEGQTAVQQQQQQPSGTGGASGVGSTTGSGGGPTPANNVTNSQAQTNGGTTAATTAAAGTGSTTNATAGQASANNAANNNNNNNNNNNNNNNATANNNNNNEPDPKTNLIVNYLPQTMSQDEIRSLFVSFGEVESCKLIRDKVTGQSLGYGFVNYVKQEDAEKAINALNGLRLQNKTIKVSIARPSSESIKGANLYVSGLPKNMTQSDLESLFSPYGKIITSRILCDNITGLSKGVGFIRFDQRFEADRAIKELNGTTPKNSTEPITVKFANNPSSNKNSMQPLAAYIAPQNTRGGRAFPANAAAGAAAAAAAAAIHPNAGRYSSVISRYSPLTSDLITNGMIQGNTIASSGWCIFVYNLAPETEENVLWQLFGPFGAVQSVKVIRDLQSNKCKGFGFVTMTNYEEAVLAIQSLNGYTLGNRVLQVSFKTNKNKQTXLLTKLAAVVNANAAAAALAANGLVLHNHHHHSNIGSINNNNNSNSNSNGYQLGKYVNHNSNSRQHNINNSNNSNTSKQKQASSSNKQQSMAPPKRLAGSTAATSGDMAATATNSSSSSHSMSSGDAGATASSSSLSSNNILKTSTKFIYNKPQNQYELLQQQLQLQQEFAQFLTNVANTAAAPPPSNNSSTSQRNGIGMSANSSGGGSGNKNSNNSNGYMPTWSNWFF, translated from the exons ATGGTCGAGGGTCAAACAGCcgtgcagcaacagcagcagcaaccatcCGGAACGGGCGGTGCCAGCGGCGTAGGAAGCACCACCGGATCTGGCGGAGGACCGACTCCGGCTAACAATGTGACCAACAGCCAGGCCCAAACCAATGGAGGCACCACTGCGGCAACGACTGCGGCAGCGGGAACCGGATCGACAACAAATGCGACCGCTGGCCAAGCCTCTGCAAACAATGCggcgaacaacaacaacaataataataacaacaacaacaataacaacaacgccactgcaaacaacaacaataataatgaaCCAGATCCAAAGACCAATTTGATTGTGAATTACTTGCCACAGACGATGTCGCAGGACGAGATTCGTTCGCTGTTCGTTAGTTTTGGCGAGGTGGAAAGCTGCAAGTTGATTCGCGACAAGGTGACAG GCCAAAGCCTGGGTTATGGATTCGTCAACTACGTTAAGCAGGAGGATGCGGAAAAGGCAATCAACGCGTTGAATGGCCTCCGGCTGCAGAACAAAACCATCAAGGTCTCCATCGCACGCCCCAGCTCCGAGAGCATCAAGGGTGCCAATCTCTATGTATCGGGTCTTCCAAAAAATATGACACAGTCGGATTTGGAATCATTGTTCAGTCCATACGGCAAGATCATAACCTCGCGTATTCTTTGTGATAATATCACTG GTCTCTCCAAGGGCGTTGGCTTTATACGCTTCGATCAGCGATTTGAGGCCGACCGGGCCATCAAGGAGCTAAACGGCACAACTCCGAAGAATTCCACCGAACCGATAACCGTCAAGTTCGCCAACAATCCCAGCAGCAATAAGAACAGCATGCAGCCCCTGGCCGCCTACATAGCGCCCCAAAATACCCGCGGCGGACGAGCATTTCCGGCCAATGCTGCTGCCGGAGcggcagccgccgccgccgcagctgcCATTCATCCCAACGCGGGCCGTTACAG CTCCGTAATCTCGCGCTACTCACCGTTGACCAGTGACCTGATCACCAATGGCATGATCCAAGGCAACACCATTGCCAGCTCCGGCTGGTGCATTTTCGTCTACAATCTGGCGCCCGAGACCGAGGAGAATGTGCTGTGGCAGCTGTTTGGACCCTTCGGCGCCGTGCAGTCAGTCAAG GTGATTCGTGATCTGCAGAGCAACAAGTGCAAGGGCTTCGGCTTCGTCACCATGACAAATTACGAGGAGGCCGTTCTGGCCATTCAGTCGCTCAACGGCTACACACTTGGCAACCGAGTGCTTCAGGTCAGCTTCAAGACCAACAAGAACAAGCAAACGTAATTATTAACCAAGTTGGCTGCTGTTGTCAATGCCaatgcggcggcggcagctctGGCGGCCAATGGTCTAGTCCTCCACAATCATCACCACCACAGCAACATCGGTAGcatcaacaacaataataatagtaacagcaacagcaatggcTATCAACTTGGCAAATACGTTAatcacaacagcaacagcaggcagCACAACATCAACAACAGTAACAACAGCAATACGAGCAAACAGAAGCAAGCATCCTCGAGCAACAAGCAACAATCAATGGCGCCACCTAAGAGATTAGCAGGCAGCACTGCAGCAACATCGGGAGATATGGCCGCCACTgccaccaacagcagcagcagcagccactcaATGTCCAGTGGCGATGCCGGAGCCACCGCATCCTCCTCGTCGTTGTCGAGCAACAACATACTGAAGACATCGACGAAATTCATATACAATAAGCCCCAAAATCAGTACGagttgctgcagcagcagctgcagttgcagcagGAGTTCGCCCAGTTCTTGACCAATGTAGCCAACACCGCCGCAGCTCCTCCGCCCAGCAACAACTCGTCCACGAGCCAGCGGAATGGCATCGGCATGTCGGCCAATTCATCCGGTGGCGGTTCGGGCAACAAAAACAGTAACAACAGCAATGGCTATATGCCAACCTGGTCTAATTGGTTCTTTTAA